The genomic stretch TGGCTCGCGCGGAAGGAATGGAACTGGCTCACGATCATGTCGCGCGGGTCGCGCACCAACAGCACCGCGCGGCACGACGCCAGCGGCGGCAGCGGGTGCCGTGGCATTGCCCGGAACCCGCCGTAGCAATAGCCGCGCGGGTGGAACAGCCGCGCCGCCTGCGGCCAGTCGATCGGCGCTGGTATGCCGCTGGCGAACAACGCGTCCTCGATCGAGAAGAACGCGAGGCCCGCCGCCGGCGCCAGCACGCGCAGCAGGTCGTTCAGCAGGGTCGAACCGGCCTTGGCCAGGGAGAAGGCAAAGACCGACGGGGCGGCCGAGAAGGGTGGCGGCAAGGCGGGCAGGGGGCCGCCGCGCGCCGGGGGGTGCCAGGGTGGGATGGCGGACGGGGGCATCGGGCGAAACTGGACTGGCCGCCCGGCCACCGTCCAGCCCGCCCATGCGGCGCCTTGGAAACCCCGCCGGCTTGCGCTACACCCCGCCTCCTGCCGCCTTCGGCGCCTTGCGGGCGTGGTGGAACTGGCAGACACGCCGGATTTAGGTTCCGGTGGCGCAAGCCGTGGGGGTTCGAATCCCTTCGCCCGCACCAAAGGCGCTGCCGGTTTTCTCTAGCTTTTTGGATGGACGTCCCTCGATGCAGGTCACCGAGCTCGCGAATGACGGGCTGAAGCGCGCCTATTCCGTCACCGTCACCGCGGCGGATATCGCCTCCACGCGCGACAAGCGCCTGGCCGAGATCGCCAAGACCGTCTCCATGCCTGGCTTCCGCCCCGGCAAGGTGCCGATGTCGGTGGTCAAGCAGCGCTACGGCGCCGCCGTGCTCGGCGAGGTGCTGGAACAGCAGGTGTCCGACGCATCGCGCCAGGTGGTCAGCGACCGCGGCCTGAAGCCGGCGCTGCAGCCCAAGATCGACATCGTGAACTTCGCCGACGGCTCGGACCTCGAATTCCGCATGGACCTCGAGGTGCTGCCCGAGGTGCCGATGCCCGAATTCGCCGGCATCGAACTGGAACGCCTCAGGACCGAACCGACCGACGAGGCGATCGACAAGGCGCTGGCCTCCATCGCCGAGCGCAACGGCACACTCGCGGACGCCGAGCCGCGCGCCGCCGGCGCCGGCGACATCCTGGTCTGCGACTTCACCGGCCGCCTGCCGGTCAACCTGCTGAAGAACGGCGTGGGCCTGGGCGCACGCCCGGGCAGCCCGGGCGAGCCGCCGACCGACTGGTCGGTCGATGTCTCTGCCGGCCTGTCGCATGAAGTGGCCGCGATCGGTTCCGAACGCGGCCTGCCGTATTTCGACGCCAAGGTCAGCGGCACCGCCACCGAGAGCGGTTTCATCCGCATTTTCGCCACCCGTCCGAATGGCCTGGCGGCCAAGCCGGCCGCGACCTACACGCTGTCGGTGCAGGCCCATGTCGCCGCCGGCGCGCTGCCGCAGGGCGCGATGGCGCAGTTCGGTTTCAACGAGCGTTCGGCCGACGCCTTCCTGCGCGGTACCCGCGCCACCTGCAGCCTGAACCCGCATGGCGACCGCGCCACCTTCGAACTGGTCGACGATGCGGCGCTGGCCTTCGCGCGGCCGGTCATCGAGATTTCGGTGCCCGCCGGCGCGACCGTGGACCTCACGCTGCGCGTGGGCCCGATGCGCGTCGTGCCCGGCGCCGAGGAACCGGAGGCCCCGGCCTTCGCCGGCGGTGCCGCCACTGACATGCCCATCGAAGTCGCCGGCCAGGGCTTCATCCCCGGCTTCACGGAGCAGATGGTCGGCATGGCTCCGGGCGACAGCCGCGACATCGACGTGACCTTCCCGGCCGACTACGGGTCGGCCGAACTGGCCGGCAAGCATGCCCGCTTCACCATCGCCGCCAAGGCGCTGAAGGCGCGCCGCGCCGTCGCCATCGACGACGACCTCGCCAAGGCCGTCGGCATGGCCGACCTGGCGGCGCTGAAGGATGCGATCCGCGGGTCGTTGCAGCGCGAATACGACGCGCTGTCGCGCATGAAGGTGAAGCGCGCGCTGCTGGATGTCCTGGCCGACCGCGCGTCCTTCCCCGTGCCCGATGGCATGGTGGAGCAGGAATTCACGCAGATCTGGCAGCGCGTGGAGGCCGATCTCAAGGCCGGACGGCTCGACGCCGACGACCAGGGCAAGGACGAGGAGACACTGAAGGCCGAATACCGCACCATCGCGGAACGTCGGATCCGCCTCGGCCTGATGCTCTCGGAGATCGGGCGCGCGAACAACGTCCAGGTCGCGCAGGACGAACTGGCCCGCGCCGTGCGCCAGGAGGCCTCGCGTTATCCGGGCCAGGAGCAGCAGGTGCTGGAGTTCTTCCGCAAAAATCCGCAGGCGGCCGAGAACCTCCGCGCGCCGATCTTCGAGGAGAAGGTGGTCGATTTCATGATCGAACTCGCCAAGGTCACCGACCGCCAGGTGACGCCCGACGAGCTCTCCGCCGCCGTCGCCTGACGCCACGCGCGGTTACACGACAGGGGGCGGCCGGGCGACCGGCTGCCCCTTTTTCGTGCAGGCGAAGACGCCGGGACGCCATGCAGCGCCTGCGTCACGGAAATTCATGCGCAGGCCGCGGGCCTGCCTTGCGCGGCGCACCGCGCCTCGCCTACACCCTTGTCATCGAAACGCGATCGGCCGCCCAGGCCGGCGAGGCAAGGGGAGCAGTGACGGCGTGTCCGACGCGATTCTGGAAACCAGCGGCCTGACGAAGGAGTTCCGCGGCTTCGTGGCCGTGAACGACGTGAACCTGTCAGTGAAGCGCGGCACGATCCACGGGCTGATCGGCCCGAACGGCGCGGGCAAGACCACCTGCTTCAACCTGCTCACCAAGTTCCTGCCGCCGACGCGCGGCACCATCCGCTACGACGGGCGCGACATCACGGGC from Roseomonas fluvialis encodes the following:
- the tig gene encoding trigger factor, which translates into the protein MQVTELANDGLKRAYSVTVTAADIASTRDKRLAEIAKTVSMPGFRPGKVPMSVVKQRYGAAVLGEVLEQQVSDASRQVVSDRGLKPALQPKIDIVNFADGSDLEFRMDLEVLPEVPMPEFAGIELERLRTEPTDEAIDKALASIAERNGTLADAEPRAAGAGDILVCDFTGRLPVNLLKNGVGLGARPGSPGEPPTDWSVDVSAGLSHEVAAIGSERGLPYFDAKVSGTATESGFIRIFATRPNGLAAKPAATYTLSVQAHVAAGALPQGAMAQFGFNERSADAFLRGTRATCSLNPHGDRATFELVDDAALAFARPVIEISVPAGATVDLTLRVGPMRVVPGAEEPEAPAFAGGAATDMPIEVAGQGFIPGFTEQMVGMAPGDSRDIDVTFPADYGSAELAGKHARFTIAAKALKARRAVAIDDDLAKAVGMADLAALKDAIRGSLQREYDALSRMKVKRALLDVLADRASFPVPDGMVEQEFTQIWQRVEADLKAGRLDADDQGKDEETLKAEYRTIAERRIRLGLMLSEIGRANNVQVAQDELARAVRQEASRYPGQEQQVLEFFRKNPQAAENLRAPIFEEKVVDFMIELAKVTDRQVTPDELSAAVA